Proteins encoded in a region of the Clostridium beijerinckii genome:
- a CDS encoding retron system putative HNH endonuclease, protein MLKVNKEQEPDFLLDYKKKHTPKSWKDYNKDDIRNKIKVNILLVEQEEYCPYCEKRIYTNDDGHIEHIKPRDFYPKEFQDYNNILVSCNEKNSCGIYKKNNYDDKFINPVIDNPNDYFYYSIASGEIIPKSNDKNSNEYLRANYTIDILNLNSYELKEARKALIDALEVYRENYEEYSEYIQYFLDDGHNFPSLIKLFMEL, encoded by the coding sequence ATGCTAAAGGTTAATAAAGAACAAGAACCTGACTTTTTATTAGATTATAAGAAAAAACATACTCCTAAATCGTGGAAAGATTATAATAAGGACGATATTAGAAACAAAATTAAGGTAAATATATTACTTGTTGAGCAGGAAGAATATTGTCCTTATTGTGAAAAAAGAATATATACAAATGATGACGGTCACATAGAACATATAAAACCAAGAGATTTCTACCCTAAAGAATTTCAGGATTATAATAATATTTTGGTTTCTTGTAATGAAAAGAATAGCTGTGGAATTTATAAAAAGAATAATTATGATGATAAATTTATAAATCCAGTTATAGATAATCCTAATGATTATTTTTATTATAGTATTGCAAGTGGTGAGATAATACCTAAAAGTAATGATAAAAATAGTAATGAATATTTAAGAGCAAATTATACAATAGATATTCTAAACTTAAATAGCTATGAACTAAAAGAAGCTAGAAAGGCTTTAATTGATGCGTTAGAAGTTTATAGAGAAAATTATGAAGAGTATAGTGAGTATATACAATACTTTTTAGATGATGGTCATAATTTTCCAAGCTTGATTAAGTTGTTTATGGAATTATAA